The following coding sequences lie in one Nitrospirota bacterium genomic window:
- the rph gene encoding ribonuclease PH: MRPDGRRADELRPVKLTRDYIATAEGSVLVEMGNTRVICTASIEDKVPPWLKDRGQGWITAEYGMLPRSTGTRMMREAAQGRVGGRTQEIQRLIGRAMRSVADLPALGERTIWLDCDVIQADGGTRTAAITGAFLSLADAVHYALEHGMMERSPLRDLVAAVSVGVVDGEPVLDLCYEEDAGADVDMNVAMTGGGKFVEVQGTAEAAPFGRETLDGLLDLAAGGIAQLLEIQKAEMKGGMLKL, from the coding sequence ATGAGGCCCGACGGCAGAAGAGCGGACGAACTGAGGCCGGTGAAGCTGACCAGGGACTACATCGCCACAGCGGAGGGCTCCGTCCTGGTGGAAATGGGCAATACGCGGGTCATCTGCACGGCGTCCATCGAGGACAAGGTCCCCCCCTGGCTGAAGGACCGCGGGCAGGGGTGGATTACGGCCGAGTACGGGATGCTGCCCCGCTCCACCGGCACCCGCATGATGCGGGAGGCGGCCCAGGGACGGGTGGGGGGCCGCACCCAGGAGATCCAGAGGCTCATAGGGCGCGCCATGCGCTCGGTGGCCGACCTCCCGGCCCTGGGCGAGAGGACCATATGGCTTGACTGCGACGTCATCCAGGCCGACGGGGGGACCCGGACGGCGGCCATCACCGGGGCCTTTCTCTCTCTGGCCGACGCCGTCCACTATGCCCTGGAGCACGGCATGATGGAGCGTTCTCCCCTGAGGGACCTGGTGGCCGCCGTGAGCGTCGGGGTGGTGGACGGAGAGCCGGTCCTGGACCTGTGCTACGAGGAGGACGCCGGGGCCGATGTGGACATGAACGTGGCCATGACCGGCGGGGGAAAATTCGTGGAGGTGCAGGGCACCGCGGAGGCCGCCCCCTTCGGCAGGGAGACCCTTGACGGGCTTCTGGACCTGGCCGCAGGAGGCATCGCGCAGCTCCTGGAAATCCAGAAGGCAGAAATGAAAGGCGGTATGCTAAAATTATAG